In Thermocrinis jamiesonii, the genomic stretch AACTACCTTTGCGGGAAAGCCAGCTACCAAAACACCGGATGGAAATTTCTTTCCCGGCGTTAGCAGCGCACCTGCGCCTATTAGCACGTAATCTTCCACTTCTACCCCATCCATCACCACCGCAGACATGCCAACTAAAACGAAATTTCCTATTTTACATCCATGAAGCACCACCCTGTGTCCAATAGTTACATAATCACCTATGATGGTTGGATAAGTTTCGTGGGTCACGTGCACTACAGAGTTGTCCTGAATGTTTGTCCCTTTACCTATGCGTATGTAATTTACATCTCCTCTGACTACTGTTCCAAACCACAAACTTGAATCCTCGCCTATTTCTACGTCTCCAATAACAACCACATTTTCGGACATATAAACAGAAGGATGGATCTTAGGATATATCCCCCTGTAAGGTTTTATTAAAGCCATTATGGAACCTCCTTCACCTTAGGTGTTTCCTGCAAAAACTCTGGATCCACTATACCCTCTAATTCGTCCTGCTGATCTTTTTCCTTCTGGATTTCTGGACTACACACACTTTCTGTGCCACTGACGAAGGCCATGGGGGTAGGACACTCCACAAAAACTACCCCTTCTGGTATTGGGAAATCCTCCTGTGGATACATGTAAGCTGCAAGGGACATAAAGTCAATCCAGATAGGAAGGGCAACCTTTGAGCCAGCCATTCCTTTCCCCATACTTCTTTTCAAGTCAAACCCAACCCAAACACCTGCCACTATGTGTGGAGTAAAGCCCACAAACCATGCGTCCATATAATCGTTGGTGGTTCCGGTTTTGCCTGCTACGTATCTTTGAATGGAAGAAGCAGAAACACCAGTTCCTTCCAAAACCACAGCCCTTAGCATATCCACAAGCACCCTCGTTTCTTGAGGTGGAAGCACCTGCTCACACTGGGGACCGTTTTCCTCCAACACCCTCCCATCCAAAGAAATGATCCTTACCACAAAGTAGGGTTTGCATCTAACACCTAAGTTGGCAAAGGCTTGATAGGCGGAGGTGAGCTCTAAGGGCGTAACCTCTATGCTTCCAAGGGCCATTGAGTAGTAAGGTTTTAGTTCCAGTCCAAGACTTCTTCCAACCTCCATAGGAAGGTCAAAGCCTATTTCTGCCAAAAGATTCACCGTAGCGGTGTTTATACTCTTAGCCAACGCAGTTCTTAAGGAAACTGGCCCGTAGTCTATTCCCTCGTAGTTTTTGGGTGTCCAGTCCTTTCCAGTGGATGGATCGTAAAAACTTTTGGGGCTTGCGTCCACTATGCTCACCTGAGTGTATCCTTTCATCAAAGCAGATAGGTATATAATTGGCTTTATGGCAGATCCAGGTTGTCTTTTGGCGTAAACCGCCCTATTGAAGGGACTTCTCATGTAAGAATATCCACCTACCATTGCCCTAATAGCACCGGTTTTTGCATCAAGAGCTACCAAGGCACCCTGAAGGTCTGGCAACACCTCCCACTTGAGCTTGCCCTTTACCCTGTAAAATCGGACAAATACGTAATCGCCCTTTTCAAACGTAAGCTCTCCTTTCTCTGCTCTGAATTCCTCTTGACCGATCTCTACAACATACTCGTCCCCTAAGACGTTCTTGATCTTTCCTATAAGAACCTTTCCTGGTCTTATATCAACCTTTTGCTCTTTATACATCCTCTCCGCTTCGTAGTAATCCGAGGGAAGGGATGGAATTCCGTTTGCCTTTGCAACACGGAAAATGCCTCTTTCCAAAACCCTTCTTGCATGCTCCTGCAGGTCTTTGTCTATGGTTGTATAGATGGCATATCCCCCTGCAAGGATAACTTCACCGTATTTCTCCACCACGTATTCTTTTACATAGTCCAAGAAGTAATCCATGCCATAATATCTGTTTTCTAATCTTAGCTTTATGGGTTTTTGACTGTATGCCTGAAATTCTTCCTGAGTTATGTATCCATCTTCTAACATTCTTGAAAGCACATAGTTTCTTCTTTCTAAGATCCTTTCGGGATTTCTAAAGGGATTGTATTTTGTGGGAGCCTTTGGGAGACTTGCAAGGACCGCCGCCTCATCCACCGTCAGCTCTTTTACTGACTTACCAAAGTATATCTTTGATGCTGCTTCCACACCGTAAGCACCCTGTCCAAGGTAGATGTAATTTAAATAAAGTTCCAGTATCTGATCCTTTGAAAACTCCCTTTCTATCTTTATAGCCAGCAAAGCTTCCTTTATCTTTCTTGAAAGGCTTTTTTCGGGAGTTAAGAACAGGTTCCTTGCCAGCTGTTGGGTTATGGTGGATGCTCCTTGCTTGATGTCTCCGCTGAGGATGTTTGTTATAAGAGCCCTGAGTATAGCTATGGGGTCTATGCCAAAATGCTTGTAAAAGTTTTTGTCTTCTGCGGATATAAAGGCGTGCCTGACGTGCGATGGTATGTATTTTAGCTCAACGTAATACCTCCTTTGAATGCCAATGTCTCCAAAAGGTCTTCCTTTGTGATCGTAAATAACTGTAGCTTGCGGTGGTTTCCAGTTCTTGAGAGCTTCGGGCGAAGGAAGACTGAAGTAGATTAAAAGGACAAAAACTGTTGAAAGCAAGAAAGATGCCCCCAAAACTACCACCAAAAGTAAAAATAGCTTATAAGCAACTTTCCGCATAGCTTTATCCAATTATTCATCTTTACGTCCCCAAAAGAAAGCTTCTACTTGGCTAAAGGATAATTTAAACTGTATTATTCCAAACACAGTGTGTTATATTATAATTGGAAGGCTAAGCGAATGGTTATGCGTCCGTAAGGCTTTTTGGAAGGAAAACCTTTTCAAGAGTTAATCCCTTTGCTTTGGCGGTGTAAGGACACCTTTTACCGTTTAGGAATTCCTTAATATCGCTGATGGTTAGCTTACCCATACCTAAGTAAATTAAACATCCCGCTATGCGCCTTACCATGTATCTCAAAAACCTCCTTGCCCTTACCCTTATCTCTATTATTCCATCTACTTCTTCCACACTACATTCCTCAAGCTCCACAAAGGGGTTGTCCTCCTCTTCTAACTTGGCAAAGCCTAAAAAGTTGTGATTTCCAAGAAAAAGCTCCGCACCTTTCTTCATGATTTCTTTGTTCAAATTATAGGGGATGCGCCACAGAAAAGGTTCCAAAAAAGGGTCCCTCGTATGGGAAGGAAAAACCCGATAAACATAAAGCTTACCGGATACGGAATACCTAGCGTTAAAGCTAAGGTCTTCAAACCACACCTTTTTTACACCTACGTCTTCAGGTAGCACCGCATTAAGAGCTTTCAAAAGATTTTCTAAGGGAAAGGTCTTGGAGCTTTTGAAGTTGGCTATGTATTCCTTTGCATGAACCCCTGCATCCGTCCTACAGCAACCTATTAGCTTTATTTTTTCTCCAAAGAGTGTGCCCAAAGCATCACTCAAAACTCCCTGCACAGTCCTCAGATTTGGTTGCACTTGCCAACCGTGAAAATTTGTCCCTACGAAAGAAAGCATCAGACAGTAGTTGTGCATCAAAAATATAATAAAAAACTACACACGCAAAACTCTATCTTATCCTTCCTACCTTCTCAACGCATTCTTTCATTACCACCTTTGTTAGGGTTTAGGGATATTAAAAATCCTTGCTCTCCAAAGGGCTTTCTAATAAGACAACTCAACGCTTTTGATATAATTTAACACAGCTCAGAGGAAGAAATGTCCTTTGTCATAGAGATTAACAACCTAAACCTAATTATAAACGGAAGGCAAATACTAAAGGACGTTAGTTTTCAGGTTAAAGAAGGGGAAATATTTACCATACTTGGGGGGAGTGGAAGCGGTAAAACCACCATTACAAAGTGCATAGTTGGTTTGCAAAAGCCTACCAGTGGTCAAATTAAGGTTTTTGGAAATGACCTATCAAAACTAAGCCCTATACAGCTGAACGAACTCAGAAAAAGTATTGGATATGTTTTTCAAAGTGCTGCCCTCTTTGATAGTCTTAAGGTTTGGGAAAATGTAGTTTTTTACTATCTTGAACATTCACGGATGAAAGAGGAAGAGCTAAAAACAATAGCGCTAAGGTATCTAAAAATGGTAGGCTTGGGAGAGGAAACCTTAGAACTTTATCCTGCAGAGCTCTCCGGTGGGATGAGAAAGAGGGTGGGAATAGCTCGTGCCATAGCGACAGAACCCAAACTTATCATCTACGATGAACCTACTTCTGGCTTAGACCCCATAACCAGCAGATTGATAGATGATCTTATTCAGGAACTTAGGGACAAAACGTCCTCCACCGCTTTAGTGGTTTCCCACGACATGGTTTCCGCTTTTAACATATCGGATAGGATAATGATAATCAAAGATGGGCAAGTGGTATTTATAGGCACACCCCGTGAAGTTCTGACGCACGAAGATGAATTTGTTAGAGAGTTCTTAAAAAGTGGCTTTGGCCAACTTCAAGTAACAAGCAAAGGATCATAAAAAACCCGTCTCATCACAGGATAATCGTTTATTACACCTTTTGAAAACAGAAACTGAAACAGGTGATTGCTACCAATATAAAAGGAAACCGCAGAGGCGGTCAAATACAGCTCCCACATCCTATAAAAATCCTTCCCGTATTTTTCTATAACGTAGTCGCTTACCCTGTAAAACCTTCTTAACCACTCCTTCAAAGTAAAGTAGTAGTGTATCCTCCAGTTGTCCAAGTCTATGAGATTGAAATCTAAACCTTTTGTAGCTCTCAATACCTCTTCTATTGAAGGCAAATACCCTCCGGGAAAGATATACTTCCTTATCCACCTGCTCTGAGTAGAAGGATGCACCTTACCTATTGTATGAAGTAAAAATAGCCCACCTTCCTCTAAAATACTTGAAACCACTTCAAAGAACTTTCTGTGCCTTCCTTTCCCTACGTGTTCAAACATGCCCACCGATACAATCTTGTTAAACTTTAGCCCTAACTTTGGCAAATCTTCGTAATGAAGGAGGAATACTTTAACTTTTTGCTCCAAGTTATATTCCTTTATCTTCTTTTTCACATAATCGTACTGCTGCTTAGAAACAGTTATCCCTACTGTATCTACATCATACAGCCTTGCAGCTTCAAGGATGATAGATCCCCATCCGCATCCTATGTCCAGCAACCTGTCTCCCTCCTTTAACTGCAATTTTTCGTATATTATCTTCCTCTTTTCCTGCTGAGCCTCTTCTAAGGTGGAATCATTGGATTTGAAAAAGGCGCAGGAGTAAGTCAAAGATTCATCAAGCCAAAGGCTGTAAAAATCATTTCCCAAATCATAGTGCCTTTGAACCTCTCTTGTTTCTATAAACTTTAACAGATTGAATAGCTTAAGAATAAACTTTAAGGGATTAAATTCTAACCGTTTTCCCTTTTCGCTAAAATAATTCAGACATCCGCAGAGCAAATCCTCCAGATTTCCTCTAACTTCAATATTTCCTTTAATGTAATGTTCTCCAAAACCCATTTCAGGGTCCCTAAGAATATCTTTAAGCACCTTAGGATCTTTTATCACAACCCTACACTTACCTTCTCCTATTACCCTTCCATCGTAAAATTCTACTGATAACCCACCTTTAACGCGGCTTGATAGATCCTTTATCAGACCTTCTACCATCTTATTCCCCTCCTTTGCGCTAAAATAAAAATTTATGATAAGGAAGGCGGTTTTACCAGTTGCAGGGTGGGGGACGAGGTTTCTCCCGGCAACAAAGGCAATGCCAAAGGAGATGTTCCCGGTCATCGACAAACCAGTGGTCCAGTTCATAGTGGAGGAGTGTCTTCATGCGGGTGTGGATAACATAATCTTTGTAACCGGAAGGCACAAAAGACCTATAGAGCATCACTTTGACATAAATTCAGACCTTGAAAAGCACTTGGAACAGGCTGGCAAAGATGACCTGTTGAAAAATGTAAGGGAAATAAGCAGGCTAACAAACCCAATCTACATAAGACAAAAGGAACAATTGGGTTTAGGTCATGCGGTTCTTGTCGCAGAACCTGTTGTAGGAAACGAGCCCTTTATAGTAGCCCTTGGAGATGTAATCATCGATGGAGAGGAAAATGTAATAAAGCGGATGATAGAAATATACGAGCGCTTTGGCAAAAGCGTTATAGCGGTGTTTGAAGTTGATAAGGAAATGGTAAGCAAATACGGTATTGTTTCGGTAAAACACATAGAAGAGGATATATATCTTGTGGAAGATTTGGTAGAAAAACCCAAAAAAGAAGAAGCGCCATCAAACCTTGCCATAGTTGGCAGGTATCTTCTTACTCCAAAGATTTTTGAAAAGCTTAAAGTAACCCCCATAGGTAAAGGAGGGGAGATACAGCTAACTGATGCCATAAGACTCTTGCTTGAGGATGAGGTGGTTTATGCAATAAAGATTGAATCAAAGGTTTATGATACAGGCACTCCTCTTGGCTACCTAACCACTTTGGTAGAGTATGCTCTAAAAAGGGAAGACCTCAGAGACGATTTTCTCAGATTTCTTGAAGATATTGTCAGTAAATATAACCAACAGACAGGTAAAGCTTAAATTTTTTTAAAAAATCTTTTTCTCCTGGAAAGGCTAAATCTACTCTTGCTGGACCTATAGGTGTTCTAACACCTGCTCCAAAACCAAAACTGTGCTTGATGTCCTTTGGAAGACTGTTAGAAGGTTCTACGCCCCCTATATCGTAAAAAGGAATCATAACAATAGAACCTTTTAAGGGAATTTCTAATTCAAGCCTACTAAAGACAAAAGATTTACCACCGTTTGGTTGGCCTATCTCCTCAAAAGAATAGCCCCTTAAGTCTCTGAAACCCCCAAGAAAATATCTATCAAAGATGGGGACTTTGCCCTGAGCAGTACCGCCGGCAACTTTAAAGCTTAAGTTCAAGTTTGAACCTATAGGTATAAGGTAAAAGGTGGAAAGCTCAAGTTTATTGTAACTAAAATCTCCGTAAGCTTTAAAAAAACTCAAGTTATTGTATTGGATACGCTTAGGATTGAAAATATCGTCTTTGTATTCCCTCAACAAAAACAGTCCATATTTACTAATTGTAGCGCTACTACCTAAAAACCTATTGTTTGTAATAGAAAAAACGGGACCTATAGAGCTCCATCTGGTAATCCTGTATCCTAGGCTTAAGGC encodes the following:
- a CDS encoding ABC transporter ATP-binding protein, whose amino-acid sequence is MSFVIEINNLNLIINGRQILKDVSFQVKEGEIFTILGGSGSGKTTITKCIVGLQKPTSGQIKVFGNDLSKLSPIQLNELRKSIGYVFQSAALFDSLKVWENVVFYYLEHSRMKEEELKTIALRYLKMVGLGEETLELYPAELSGGMRKRVGIARAIATEPKLIIYDEPTSGLDPITSRLIDDLIQELRDKTSSTALVVSHDMVSAFNISDRIMIIKDGQVVFIGTPREVLTHEDEFVREFLKSGFGQLQVTSKGS
- the galU gene encoding UTP--glucose-1-phosphate uridylyltransferase GalU, whose amino-acid sequence is MIRKAVLPVAGWGTRFLPATKAMPKEMFPVIDKPVVQFIVEECLHAGVDNIIFVTGRHKRPIEHHFDINSDLEKHLEQAGKDDLLKNVREISRLTNPIYIRQKEQLGLGHAVLVAEPVVGNEPFIVALGDVIIDGEENVIKRMIEIYERFGKSVIAVFEVDKEMVSKYGIVSVKHIEEDIYLVEDLVEKPKKEEAPSNLAIVGRYLLTPKIFEKLKVTPIGKGGEIQLTDAIRLLLEDEVVYAIKIESKVYDTGTPLGYLTTLVEYALKREDLRDDFLRFLEDIVSKYNQQTGKA
- a CDS encoding class I SAM-dependent methyltransferase, with product MVEGLIKDLSSRVKGGLSVEFYDGRVIGEGKCRVVIKDPKVLKDILRDPEMGFGEHYIKGNIEVRGNLEDLLCGCLNYFSEKGKRLEFNPLKFILKLFNLLKFIETREVQRHYDLGNDFYSLWLDESLTYSCAFFKSNDSTLEEAQQEKRKIIYEKLQLKEGDRLLDIGCGWGSIILEAARLYDVDTVGITVSKQQYDYVKKKIKEYNLEQKVKVFLLHYEDLPKLGLKFNKIVSVGMFEHVGKGRHRKFFEVVSSILEEGGLFLLHTIGKVHPSTQSRWIRKYIFPGGYLPSIEEVLRATKGLDFNLIDLDNWRIHYYFTLKEWLRRFYRVSDYVIEKYGKDFYRMWELYLTASAVSFYIGSNHLFQFLFSKGVINDYPVMRRVFYDPLLVT
- a CDS encoding penicillin-binding protein 1A, with the protein product MRKVAYKLFLLLVVVLGASFLLSTVFVLLIYFSLPSPEALKNWKPPQATVIYDHKGRPFGDIGIQRRYYVELKYIPSHVRHAFISAEDKNFYKHFGIDPIAILRALITNILSGDIKQGASTITQQLARNLFLTPEKSLSRKIKEALLAIKIEREFSKDQILELYLNYIYLGQGAYGVEAASKIYFGKSVKELTVDEAAVLASLPKAPTKYNPFRNPERILERRNYVLSRMLEDGYITQEEFQAYSQKPIKLRLENRYYGMDYFLDYVKEYVVEKYGEVILAGGYAIYTTIDKDLQEHARRVLERGIFRVAKANGIPSLPSDYYEAERMYKEQKVDIRPGKVLIGKIKNVLGDEYVVEIGQEEFRAEKGELTFEKGDYVFVRFYRVKGKLKWEVLPDLQGALVALDAKTGAIRAMVGGYSYMRSPFNRAVYAKRQPGSAIKPIIYLSALMKGYTQVSIVDASPKSFYDPSTGKDWTPKNYEGIDYGPVSLRTALAKSINTATVNLLAEIGFDLPMEVGRSLGLELKPYYSMALGSIEVTPLELTSAYQAFANLGVRCKPYFVVRIISLDGRVLEENGPQCEQVLPPQETRVLVDMLRAVVLEGTGVSASSIQRYVAGKTGTTNDYMDAWFVGFTPHIVAGVWVGFDLKRSMGKGMAGSKVALPIWIDFMSLAAYMYPQEDFPIPEGVVFVECPTPMAFVSGTESVCSPEIQKEKDQQDELEGIVDPEFLQETPKVKEVP
- the truA gene encoding tRNA pseudouridine(38-40) synthase TruA; its protein translation is MHNYCLMLSFVGTNFHGWQVQPNLRTVQGVLSDALGTLFGEKIKLIGCCRTDAGVHAKEYIANFKSSKTFPLENLLKALNAVLPEDVGVKKVWFEDLSFNARYSVSGKLYVYRVFPSHTRDPFLEPFLWRIPYNLNKEIMKKGAELFLGNHNFLGFAKLEEEDNPFVELEECSVEEVDGIIEIRVRARRFLRYMVRRIAGCLIYLGMGKLTISDIKEFLNGKRCPYTAKAKGLTLEKVFLPKSLTDA
- a CDS encoding gamma carbonic anhydrase family protein codes for the protein MALIKPYRGIYPKIHPSVYMSENVVVIGDVEIGEDSSLWFGTVVRGDVNYIRIGKGTNIQDNSVVHVTHETYPTIIGDYVTIGHRVVLHGCKIGNFVLVGMSAVVMDGVEVEDYVLIGAGALLTPGKKFPSGVLVAGFPAKVVRDLKPEEIEMIKQSAYNYILYKNTYLDESKGSFR